The region CTACCTTCCAAGCCTCTGCGGCATTGGTAACGGTCAATGTCTCCGGGATCAGAACTAACTCAAACTCTCCCGACTTGGAGTCTACTATGGTAAGAGAGATCCCATCCACAGTAACGGAGCCTCTAACTGCAAAGTATTTAGTGAAGGAAGGATCATGCGAGATCAAAAATCTTCTCACATTTCCTCCGTCCTTATCTTCGGAAAGAAGGATCTTTCCGGTCAGATCCACATGGCCAGTAACGAAGTGGCCGCCCATTCTAGTATGAGGTTGGACAGATCTCTCTAAATTGATCTTGGTCCCTACTTTAAAATTTCCGAAATTAGTAAGTTCTAAAGTTTTATAAGAAGAATAGAATTCGAATTTATCTCCTGAGTCTTGGAAGGAAGTAACCGTATGACAGGCACCGTTCACCGAAATGGAGTCCCCGTTCTTTAGGTCTGGATCCTTCCATTGAGTGGAGACATGGAAAA is a window of Leptospira semungkisensis DNA encoding:
- a CDS encoding riboflavin synthase, which encodes MFTGLIETTGKIEAIQDTGDGKIFHVSTQWKDPDLKNGDSISVNGACHTVTSFQDSGDKFEFYSSYKTLELTNFGNFKVGTKINLERSVQPHTRMGGHFVTGHVDLTGKILLSEDKDGGNVRRFLISHDPSFTKYFAVRGSVTVDGISLTIVDSKSGEFELVLIPETLTVTNAAEAWKVGAKVNLEVDLIARYLEQISKFS